In Thermococcus camini, a genomic segment contains:
- the ppcA gene encoding phosphoenolpyruvate carboxylase: MIPRTMSTQHPDNVFIPFFAGSPTMGGEDEVIEAFYAFSVLGIDEQMWDFEGKEVDEFVVKKLFERYGYFFKRKKLGKELRLTPRVPNPSVERAEAKLLLETLETIPRSADYARLFYGEELPPIFEVILPMTTSSRELNRVYELYRHYITGKQYKRVHDIKLHEWIGEFYPSEIAVIPLFESREAILGAADIVREYLRGKEVEYQRIFLARSDPAMNYGLISAVLYDKLALFELQELEEETGISIYPIIGVGGAPFRGHFAPENVDGVLAEYPSVQTFTIQSSFKYDRTPKDVIRAIEWIGESKRREAQPVPGEVFEILGKYEARYSEELRALAPFIREVARFVPSRRRRKLHIGLFGYSREVNGSALPRAIKFTASLYSLGVPPELLGLSALSEKELEFISEYYLGLYRDIEFAFRYFNPGAAEKFKFLKPLVRMAREYERDERHAEITSRILGGELSSELIVEAAGIRGFLG, translated from the coding sequence ATGATACCAAGAACGATGAGTACTCAGCATCCTGACAACGTATTCATTCCCTTTTTCGCGGGCAGTCCGACTATGGGCGGTGAGGACGAGGTTATAGAGGCTTTCTACGCCTTCAGCGTCCTGGGGATAGACGAGCAGATGTGGGACTTCGAGGGTAAGGAGGTTGACGAGTTCGTCGTCAAGAAGCTATTCGAGCGCTACGGCTATTTCTTCAAGCGCAAAAAGCTCGGAAAAGAACTCAGACTGACGCCGCGCGTCCCCAACCCCAGCGTCGAGAGGGCGGAGGCAAAGCTCCTCCTCGAGACCTTAGAGACCATACCCCGGTCGGCGGACTACGCGAGGCTGTTCTACGGGGAAGAGCTTCCGCCGATATTCGAGGTCATCCTTCCGATGACAACCTCCTCTCGGGAACTGAACAGGGTCTACGAGCTATACCGACACTACATAACCGGGAAGCAGTACAAGCGGGTCCACGACATCAAGCTCCACGAGTGGATAGGGGAGTTTTATCCCTCAGAGATAGCCGTCATCCCGCTCTTCGAGAGCAGGGAGGCGATACTGGGTGCGGCGGACATCGTGAGGGAGTACCTCCGCGGGAAGGAGGTAGAATATCAGCGCATTTTCCTCGCGAGGAGCGATCCGGCCATGAACTACGGTCTCATAAGTGCGGTGCTCTACGACAAGCTGGCGCTCTTTGAACTTCAGGAGCTTGAGGAGGAAACGGGCATCTCAATCTACCCGATAATCGGCGTTGGCGGTGCACCGTTCAGGGGACACTTTGCACCGGAGAACGTCGATGGGGTTCTGGCAGAATACCCGAGCGTCCAGACCTTCACGATTCAGAGCTCGTTCAAATACGATAGAACGCCGAAGGACGTCATAAGGGCCATTGAGTGGATCGGGGAATCGAAAAGGAGGGAAGCCCAGCCCGTTCCGGGAGAGGTGTTTGAAATCCTCGGGAAGTACGAAGCCAGATACTCGGAGGAACTCAGGGCTCTCGCCCCCTTCATCCGGGAGGTAGCGAGGTTCGTCCCATCGCGGAGAAGGAGGAAGCTTCACATCGGTCTCTTCGGCTACTCCCGCGAGGTGAACGGTTCGGCGCTTCCAAGGGCGATAAAGTTCACTGCTTCGCTTTACTCCCTTGGAGTCCCGCCCGAGCTCCTCGGCCTGAGCGCATTGAGCGAAAAGGAGCTCGAATTCATCAGCGAGTACTACCTCGGCCTTTACCGGGACATCGAGTTCGCCTTCCGCTATTTCAACCCGGGGGCGGCGGAGAAGTTCAAGTTCCTAAAGCCTTTAGTGAGGATGGCCAGGGAATACGAGAGAGACGAAAGGCACGCCGAGATAACGTCAAGGATCCTTGGAGGGGAACTGAGCAGCGAGTTGATAGTCGAGGCAGCGGGGATTAGGGGGTTTTTGGGATAG
- a CDS encoding S9 family peptidase has translation MAKGLDIKDLGKFRLVGNVDAFRKRLVFQVTEINLQENDYFSRLYLYDGRKVRPFTSGKKDSNPRFSPDGKLIAFTSKRDRESKEAELYVIPTDGGEARLLAKFKYGIKNLRFTEDGKSIAVVTPIDVERRKDDVHIIKEIPFWFNGVGWVYGKRSVVYLVDIETGRKRGLTPKNLDVSQIRFHNGKLYFIAQEDRERKPMVSDLYVLEGRKAKRLTPGEWSVQDFIPLDDGTFILKANTRERGIPTNTHIYHYNPETAQLRKLTAELDRSAYNSLNCDVRGSQRAELVFRDGWVYYVATDGPRANLFRVNLEGKIERVIGGDRSVESFAIGDYIAFTAQDSVTPTELYVLRDGKEKKLTDFNGWIRDYKLSKPEHFKVKASDGVEIDAWIMKPVDFEPGKKYPAVLEIHGGPKTAYGYSFMHEFHVLTAKGFVVIFSNPRGSDGYGEDFADIREHYGERDYKDLMEVVDEAVKRFDFIDPERIGVTGGSYGGFMTNWIVGHTNRFKAAVTQRSISNWVSFFGTTDIGYFFAPDQVGGDPWSNTQTYWEKSPLKYAPNVKTPLLIIHSMEDYRCWLPEALQFYTALKYLGKTVELALFPGENHDLSRGGKPKHRVKRLELISGWMERWLKG, from the coding sequence ATGGCTAAGGGATTGGATATTAAAGACCTCGGGAAGTTCAGGCTCGTTGGGAACGTTGATGCTTTCAGGAAAAGGCTCGTCTTCCAGGTAACGGAAATAAATCTCCAAGAAAACGACTACTTCTCAAGGCTCTATCTCTACGACGGCAGGAAGGTTAGACCCTTCACCTCAGGAAAGAAGGACTCCAATCCGAGATTCTCCCCGGACGGGAAGCTGATAGCCTTCACATCAAAGCGAGACAGGGAGAGCAAGGAGGCCGAACTGTACGTTATTCCAACCGACGGCGGCGAGGCAAGGCTTTTAGCGAAGTTCAAGTATGGGATTAAGAACCTCCGATTCACCGAGGACGGGAAGAGCATAGCGGTGGTTACACCGATAGACGTTGAGAGGCGGAAAGACGATGTACACATCATCAAGGAGATTCCCTTCTGGTTCAACGGTGTCGGCTGGGTCTACGGAAAGAGGAGCGTCGTCTATCTGGTGGACATCGAGACGGGCAGAAAAAGGGGCTTAACCCCCAAGAACCTCGACGTCTCGCAGATTCGCTTCCACAATGGAAAACTCTACTTCATTGCCCAGGAAGACCGCGAGAGGAAGCCGATGGTGAGCGACCTCTACGTCCTTGAGGGAAGGAAGGCGAAGAGGCTAACGCCAGGAGAGTGGAGCGTTCAGGACTTCATTCCCCTCGACGACGGCACGTTCATCCTCAAGGCAAACACGAGGGAGCGCGGTATCCCCACAAACACCCACATCTACCACTACAACCCTGAGACGGCTCAGCTGAGGAAGCTCACCGCTGAACTCGACCGCTCGGCCTACAACTCCCTCAACTGCGACGTCCGCGGAAGCCAGAGGGCGGAGCTGGTTTTCAGGGACGGCTGGGTTTATTACGTGGCAACGGATGGCCCGAGGGCGAACCTCTTCAGGGTTAACCTTGAGGGGAAGATTGAGAGGGTTATAGGCGGCGACAGGAGCGTCGAGAGCTTTGCCATTGGGGACTACATAGCCTTCACCGCCCAGGACTCGGTCACTCCAACGGAGCTCTACGTTCTCCGTGACGGGAAGGAGAAAAAGCTCACCGACTTCAACGGCTGGATTAGGGACTACAAACTCTCCAAACCGGAGCACTTCAAGGTCAAGGCGAGCGACGGCGTTGAGATAGACGCGTGGATTATGAAGCCCGTTGACTTTGAGCCGGGCAAAAAGTATCCGGCCGTGCTTGAGATCCACGGCGGGCCGAAGACGGCCTACGGCTACTCCTTCATGCACGAGTTCCACGTTTTAACAGCGAAAGGCTTCGTGGTAATCTTCTCAAATCCAAGGGGAAGCGACGGCTACGGCGAGGACTTCGCCGACATCAGGGAGCACTACGGCGAGCGCGATTATAAGGACCTGATGGAGGTCGTTGACGAAGCCGTTAAGCGCTTTGACTTCATAGACCCCGAAAGAATCGGTGTCACCGGCGGTTCCTACGGCGGCTTTATGACCAACTGGATTGTCGGGCACACAAACAGATTTAAGGCGGCCGTTACGCAACGCTCCATCTCGAACTGGGTGAGCTTCTTTGGCACAACGGATATAGGCTACTTCTTCGCCCCGGACCAGGTAGGCGGCGACCCATGGAGCAACACTCAAACTTACTGGGAGAAGAGCCCGCTGAAGTATGCTCCAAACGTCAAGACACCCCTGCTCATAATCCACTCGATGGAGGACTACCGCTGCTGGCTTCCGGAGGCGTTGCAGTTCTACACGGCCCTTAAATACCTCGGCAAGACCGTTGAGCTTGCCCTCTTCCCGGGCGAGAACCACGACTTAAGCAGGGGCGGAAAGCCGAAGCACAGGGTTAAGAGGCTTGAGCTGATATCAGGGTGGATGGAGAGGTGGCTGAAGGGATAA